ttTTGGTGTTTGCTGTTTATGTTGGAACTTTTTATTCTGTCTGgtaaatatttcatgataaaccAGTGTCTGATGCCTGGGCCTTATAAGCTGATAACACTAAGGAGAACTTGGTGATCTTTTGGAAAACTCACTGAACATAGTATAGGAGGGCCAGGTATGGAgccctaatcccagcacctagcagaggcaggtggatctctgagtttgaggctagcctggtcttcataagcagtttcaggctagccagggtacatagtgagagtctgtctttttttttttttttttttaagatttatttatcatatatagtgttctgtccgcaggtatccctgcaggccagaagagggcactaggtctcattacagatggctgtgagccaccatgtggttgctgggaattgaactcaggacctctggaagagcagccagtgctcttaacctctgagctatctctccagcccaagcttgtcttaaaaaatgataaaaagaaaagaaaagaaaaaagacaaactgCCAAATATAGAATTACAAGTTCTCCCCAGAGATTTTCCTCCCACAGGTTCCTGTTCAGGTTCACccccatgctttctgccatgccTGCCTTGTCTAGGGTTCATGCCTGCCCTGTCTAGGGTTCATGCCTGTCCTGTCTAGGGTTCATGCCTGCCCTGTCTAGGGTTCATGCCTGTCCTGTCTAGGGTTCATGCCTGCCCTGTCTAGGGTTCATGCCTGCCCTGTCTAGGGTTCATGCCTGCCCTGTCTAGGGTTCATGCCTGCCCTGTCTAGGGTTCATGCCTGTCCTGTCTGGGGTTCTGCAACATAGACTCGCTTCTTGTTTCCTTTACTAGCAGTTGATAATCAGCTCTCTTGACTcttaatgcccccccccccaatttggtGGGGTGGGGACCATCCGTCCACTTTTTATCTTCTGAAGCTTCTTGCCTTTGGCCAAGGTTGTGTATTCTTCAGTTCTTTCTCTACAGGGAGTTCTTTCTAACGcactcctttttctccttcccttactGAATTTATTTACTCTGTATTTTAGGGGGAAGCATGTAttaatagctgtgtgtgtgtgtgtgtgtgtgtgtgtgtgtgggtgtgtgtgtgttgctctctgccttgagacagggactcactgaaTCGAAGCTGAACATTTAGCCTAGCTGCCTGGCTGACCATCAAGCTCTCGGGACTTTCTTGTCTCTGCCACACAATGCTGGATGCTGCTTTTTACCTGGGTcttggggatttgaacccagacccTCATGCTTGCAGAACAAGTGCTTTTCCCCACGGAACTGTCTCTCTGGCTTCAGTAACCATGTGTTCAGTTGGAAGGCCTGCCTACTCTAGAATTATCTTGATTAAACCAAGTAGTCCTCATTCACTCCTACACTCCCTGTACAACAAAAATTGCTACCTTTGTCTGTGCCACAAAGTCTtttactatttgttttctaaattttttattgctctgtgtgtgtgtgtgtgtgtctgtgtgtgtgtctgtgtgtgtgtctgtgtgtgtctgtgtgtgtctgtgtgtctgtgtgtctgtgtgtgtctgtgtataccaCAATGGAGGTCAAAGGGAGTCATTCTTTCCCGTCTTTActtggatcctggggattgaactcaggctgccaggcttgtgcagcaagcccctttggttgctgagccatctcacacacatacacacacccccgACTATTTCCTTGCTTATGTTGTGATGCCCTCCAGCTTTCAATACCATCTTTCCTGTTCAAGGCAGAGAATTGTAGTTGGTACGGGGTATACATTTGAACCCAGTATCAGAAATCCTGTTTGTCTACACATCTCCATGGCTTCCTCCAGAGGCCAATTCACTTCATTGTACCCTGTCCTTTTCTCCCACCGTTCTTTGTCCTTACAGTCAGAGGACACCGCAAGGAAGAAACCTCGGATCACCACTGaggtgagcagcaggaaatgtcAACAGGCTCTGGCAGAACTGGAGAGTGTCCTCAGTCACCTAGAGGACTTCTTTGCCCGAACACTAGTACCACGAGTGTTGATCCTTCTCGGAGGCAATGCCCTCAGCCCCAAGGAGTTCTACGAACTGGACTTGTCCCGGCTGGCCCCCTTCAGCGTGGACCAGAGCCTGAGCACGGCCGCTTGTCTGCGTCGTCTCTTCCGAGCCATCTTCATGGCCGATGCCTTTAGCGAGCTGCAGGCTCCTCCGCTCATGGGTACCATTGTCATGGTACAGGGGCACCGTGACTGTGGAGAAGATTGGTTTCGACCCAAGCTCAACTACCGAGTGCCCAGCCGGGGCCACAAACTCACTGTGACGCTGTCCTGTGGCAGACCTTCCATCCCAGCCGTGGCCTCTGAGGATTACATTTGGTTCCAGGCACCCGTGACACTTAAAGGTTTCCATGAGTGACTGAATGAGGACAGTGGCTGAATTCTCCCCTCTGCTGCCAAGGCACCCATCTCTTGTTTGGAATTGAAGCTGCTTCCTGGTGAGGGAGGAGGGCTCTGTCCTGGCAGTATGCCTCCTCTCCCCAGACTGCCTGGTGACTGATGGTATGTGGCCAAGACTGTGATAATCATCAAGCAAAGTCCCCGAATCAACGATTGACTCCCAGAGGCCTCTGGGCCCGGTAGTTCTGTTTGAGATTAGAAAGCATGGAGATGGCCCTTCTCTATTTTATGTGTGACTTCAGAACTGTTGTTACCAGGGTCATAATGTGGGTGTGACTCATGaatttaaatacaaaatgaatGGAGTT
This DNA window, taken from Peromyscus maniculatus bairdii isolate BWxNUB_F1_BW_parent chromosome 21, HU_Pman_BW_mat_3.1, whole genome shotgun sequence, encodes the following:
- the Mad2l1bp gene encoding MAD2L1-binding protein — its product is MAAPGPEVPSELSPAAAPDLDWYEKSEETHAPQVDPEIVITSAQEPSNSSEPFCPRDLVPVVFPGPVSQEGCCQFTCELLKHVMYQRQQLPLPYEQLKHFYRKSSSPQSEDTARKKPRITTEVSSRKCQQALAELESVLSHLEDFFARTLVPRVLILLGGNALSPKEFYELDLSRLAPFSVDQSLSTAACLRRLFRAIFMADAFSELQAPPLMGTIVMVQGHRDCGEDWFRPKLNYRVPSRGHKLTVTLSCGRPSIPAVASEDYIWFQAPVTLKGFHE